In the genome of Nitrospinota bacterium, the window CCGCCAGCGATTTTCTTTGGGAGCCTGATTCCAAATCCCACACGCGTATCACATTGTCCAGCCCGCAGGTGAACACAAGCTTGCCGTCATAACTTAGGGCCACCGGGCCGGCGTCCGCCTGCAATTCGCGCACTAGCTCTCCGGAGGCCGCGTCCCACACCTTCACGGTGTTGTCCATGCTTCCGCATACAGCAAGCTTGCCGTCGGCGGACAACGCGGAATATCCAGCGGCGCCTTCAATCTCCCGCAACAACCGGCCGGTTTTCGCGTCCCAAATCCGTAGCGTGTTGTCCCAGCCGGACGAAAGGGCCACAGAACCGTCTTTTGAAATGGTCGCCGACGTGACCCAGTCCGTGTGGCCGTCGAACGAGAGTTTCTTCTCGCCCGATTCCATATCCCACAGCGCCATCGTTCTATGCCCGGCGGCCAGAAATGTCCCGCCATCCTGTCCCAGCGACAGCGCGGTGATGGAGCTTTGCGCCGCGGGTATCTGTTTTATTTTTTCGAATTTGCCCAGGTCCCACACTGCTATCGTCTTGTCGTCCCCGGCTGTCACCGCTGTCTTGCCATCCAATGATATGGCAACCGCCGTCACGGCGCCTTCGTGCCCCGGCTGGGTCTTTGTTATCCCTCGCGCGTTGGGCGCTTTTTTTTCCGCCAACGCCAACGCGGCGTCTATCTGCCCTTTCCCCCCGTCCGGCTCCACCGCCTTTAACGCGGCCTGGGCGGCGGCAACGTCATCCCTTTCAAGATGCGTCAGCCCCAGAAGCCATCCGCATTCCCACTCGTCCCGGTGGGAACGCAGCGCTTCTTCCATATGTTTCACAAGCGCCGTGTCCGACAGCCGCCCCATGCGCCACATGACAACACCCCTGTTGAAAGTGGACTCCGGATGGTGGGGCTGGCTTTGTAGGGCGCCGTTCCAAAGCTCCTCCGCCTCTTTGAGCCTTCCAAGGTCGAGAAGCGACACAGCCCTGTTGTTCAGGCTGTCCGCCACAGACTTGCCGATTTTGGGGACCGGCCGGGGATATGGCGATCCAGTCTGCTTACGGTAAATCTCCCGCAACACGTCCGCCACGGCCATCATGTCCTCCGGCCTTTGGACTGGATCGTTTTTAAAGCACCACCTCAAAAGCTCCGCCAGTGAATCCGGCATCACAGGGGCGCCAGCGCGGCCTCCCCCTTTTAAAAACTCCTCAAGAGCCTCCCCTGCCACCACGCCGGACATCCATGTCACTTCGCCGGTGAATATCTCCAGCACGGAGGCGGCCCACGACCATATGTCCGTCTTGCGGGAAAGTGGGCTGCGTAGCGCCTGCTCCGGCGAACAGTACGCCGGTGTCATCCCGCTGGCTCCCACAAGTTCGCTCCCGCCCGCGTCAGAAGCGGCCCGGGCCCGGGCAAGGCCGAAGTCGGTCACCTTGGCAACGCCCATGGAGGTCATCATCACGTTGGCCGGCTTTATGTCCTGGTGCACAAGCCCCTGCTCGTGGGAGTGCGCCAGCCCCCAGGCGAATTGGATCGCCACGTCGAGTATATGCCCGATGTCCGAAAGCTTGCCGCCGCGGATCCAGTCCTGCATGCTGCCGCCGTCTATGAACTCCGCGAAGACCCGCGGGGAACCGCCAAGCCTGCGCACGTAATAGCAGCTGACCACGTTTGGATGCAGGCCGAGGTTGACCCACGTTTCCGCCTCCCGCTCGAAATTCTCCGCGCCGCCGGCTTTCAAAAGCTCCTGCTGGCGCGGGCATTTCACCGCCAGGTCCAGGTTCCATCCCAGATGGCGCACCTTGAACACCTTGCCCATCCCGCCTTCGCCCAAAAGCCCGCTGACTTCATATAGCCCCAGGATCACGTCCCCTGTCGCCCAATCGGCCGGAACAGACTCCTCGCCGCCGGCCACAGCCTCTCCGTCCTCGCCCATGAATGCAGTCACAGCGGGCGATTCATATGTCCCGAAATCGGCGATGGTCTCCCCCAGCCCCGCCCCGCCGTGAAAATCCCCGGCGAGGGTGATGGCAGGCCCCTCGTCATACTCCATCGTCCCTCCGGGGACGGTCTCCCCGCCATATGCCGCCGCCGCCAATGGCGAAGCTTCATCCTCGAACGCCACCGTGCCCCCGGGGCCGCCAGAGGTATCCTCGAATGCAACCGTGGCCGACGGCTGGTTTGCTGGTTCACTGAAAGCAACCGTGGCTGACGGTTGGCTCGCAGGTTCGCCAAAGGCCACGGTGGCCGATGGC includes:
- a CDS encoding protein kinase, with the translated sequence MEIKCPSCGAKYPHVDPSHVGKSATCKKCGAKFKIESQVHAAPQPEQPSATVAFGEPASQPSATVAFSEPANQPSATVAFEDTSGGPGGTVAFEDEASPLAAAAYGGETVPGGTMEYDEGPAITLAGDFHGGAGLGETIADFGTYESPAVTAFMGEDGEAVAGGEESVPADWATGDVILGLYEVSGLLGEGGMGKVFKVRHLGWNLDLAVKCPRQQELLKAGGAENFEREAETWVNLGLHPNVVSCYYVRRLGGSPRVFAEFIDGGSMQDWIRGGKLSDIGHILDVAIQFAWGLAHSHEQGLVHQDIKPANVMMTSMGVAKVTDFGLARARAASDAGGSELVGASGMTPAYCSPEQALRSPLSRKTDIWSWAASVLEIFTGEVTWMSGVVAGEALEEFLKGGGRAGAPVMPDSLAELLRWCFKNDPVQRPEDMMAVADVLREIYRKQTGSPYPRPVPKIGKSVADSLNNRAVSLLDLGRLKEAEELWNGALQSQPHHPESTFNRGVVMWRMGRLSDTALVKHMEEALRSHRDEWECGWLLGLTHLERDDVAAAQAALKAVEPDGGKGQIDAALALAEKKAPNARGITKTQPGHEGAVTAVAISLDGKTAVTAGDDKTIAVWDLGKFEKIKQIPAAQSSITALSLGQDGGTFLAAGHRTMALWDMESGEKKLSFDGHTDWVTSATISKDGSVALSSGWDNTLRIWDAKTGRLLREIEGAAGYSALSADGKLAVCGSMDNTVKVWDAASGELVRELQADAGPVALSYDGKLVFTCGLDNVIRVWDLESGSQRKSLAGHTGSVTSVNPSPNGRTAVSSGYDRTVRLWDLRTGRVIRTFEGFGGVVNSVSVSQTGAQALCGAWNGAVSLLRLESPAPYFAPMALCRVQASETVLSAGVEYETKVAEARKAMEKGDFPDSAALIRQARAQAGYSRGKEACELWRSIYIKQPRAALKGGWESLVMEDHASDVASVDISRDGSIAVSGGLDRSVKLWSMENGSLLGSLEGHTDRVNCVALGNDGMRAISGSGDWTCRIWDVEKGETLRTLKGHKGPVYSARLSSDGVFAVTGGGDGDIKLWGVASGSCARTFGGHSSAVRAVAISQDGQMIISGSDDKSVRIWDPVSGDCLEALGGQMAAVLSVAIGFTGDKVYAGSANGDITVWNAMTGELIRKYDASRGAAVNSITPSLDGRHFVTGGGDGKIRFWDAATGEVLRVFEGHSAAVNSVSASWDMGMIVSGGADRMVKGWTLDWEVEAKKPGAWDEGAEPFVKTYLVPLAPYSAALPEGRAPFENEVVAALTKAGKPASGPAEAAGLMFVLGCAGFGHINDAEVSRKLAVAAVEWQAPAPPDKTMFKSARVTQVKAAEAEDENIMVTYEEEEEKEEPKTLFRTIFRRKKKEGE